A region of the Lysobacter sp. K5869 genome:
ACGTTGCCGTTCGGCTCCTCCCGGTTCAGATGCAGCGGCAGGTGTTCGGGCTCCAGTACCTGAAGTTGCAACGGCACCGCGAGCCCGTCCTCTGGCCGTCGCGGGCGCAAGCGCACCAGGCACTCACCACCTTCCACCAGCGCGCGGCAGGCCAGCGCCTGCAAGCCGTAGAGATCGGTCAAACCGGCCGCGTCGGCTTCGTCCACGAAGTCGCCCCAGAGCGTATGCAGCGCTTCGCGTTGGGCGGTGTCGGCGATCAGCGACTGCGGCTTGATGCCGGTGCCGACCGCGTTTGCGACGAAGGCTTCCACCGCCGCGTTGGCCCAGGCGTTGCGCCGGACCAGGTCCCGGGACCGCACACGCAGCGCATCGCCGGCGGCCAGCAGCGCGGCGACCGCGCCCGGGTTGCTGGGCTGCCAAGCCGCCGAGCGTCGACCTTGCCCGGCCACTTCGTGCACGGGCGCGCCGCCGAGCATCGCGGCGCGCAGCCGTCCCCACCAGCCCACGATCAGAAACCCTTAGCGGTGGTAGTCAGCAGGCGACGGACCCGGCGCGGTCGGCCTTCGGTACCGGCGAGCGCGGCCTCGATCTCGCGGATCGCCGCCAGCAGCTCGTCCACGGAGCGATACTCGACCAGGCGATCGCCGAAGCTGACGCGGCGTTCTCCGCGCGCGAGCGCATTGCGCAGCGCCTGCAGTTGTTCGTGGGTGTACGGAAGATCGCTCATCGCATGAAACGGCTCGAAATCACCCGGCGCCGAGCGCGCGGGCCTGAAACAGAAAGGCCGCCCGATGGGGCGGCCGTGGGCATGGGTAGCGCCGCGGGCGCCGGAGGCGCGGTCGATGTCGGCACGCCCAGCGCGCGCTCCATCTCGCGCCAATGCCGCTCTTCGAAGCGATCGACGCCGGCCTGCATCGCCGCGGCGCGCGCCATGACGTAGCAATCGAGGGCCTCGTTGCGGTCGCGGCGCTTCTCCCAGACGCGCTGCGGATAGCCGTGGCGGTCGCGCCGAGTGATCAGGTGTTCGGCGGTCAGCTGCTGCAGGAACTCGCCATCGATCTTCGGCAGGTGGACGTAGCCCGCTGGGAACGTCGGCTGACCATCTGGACCGATCTCGATCGACAGGCGCAGCGCGTTGTACAGCTCCAGCTTGGCGATGCCACCGGCCACGGCGAATAGCTTCAGGCCGCGCCGCAACCGCTTGCCCGGCACGCTGACATCGACCGCGGTCGGGATACCGATCAAGGCGGCGCCGCTACCAACACCCTTCATCGGCAGCAGCCGCGGATCGTGCGCGTCGCGCGCGAACGCGTAGGCCTCCTGCGTCGCGTAGCCGGTGTCCAGACCAAGACGTACCAGCGGCAGCAACGCGCCCGAGGCGTGGGTCCATTGCTCGCGGAGCAGGCCGGCAAGTTCAGCCCAGACCGCACCGCGGGCGGTGTCGCCTATGAGCACCCGGTGTTCGATCAACCAGGTCTCGCGTTCGCGGCCGAACGCCCAGACCGAAACCTCGATCCGGTCCTTCTGCACATCGGCGCCGCCGGCCAGCACGAGGCCGCCGGCCGGCACGGTGCCGATCCGGTAGTCCTCTCGCCGTTCCAGCAGGCGTTCCCAGTCGGGGGCTTCGCCTTCCTCTTCCCAGGTCTCGCCCAACTCGGTGTTCTTGAACGCCTTGAGCGCCGTGGCGGAGCCCTGCGCCGCTTCCCAGGCAGCGGCGATGTCGGCCCAGCTGCGCCAGCCAACCGGCGAGTACAGCGAAGACAGGTGGTAGCCGGCGGTCTTGCCGCGGTTCTGCGGCGCCGTCGCAACCCACTGGCCGGCTGCCAGCATCGCGGTCTTGTGGTGCTCGCCGATGGGTTGCTCGCAGGACTCGCAGATGTAGCGGGTCGAACGCGGGTCGCCCCAGGTCCAGCGCAGTTGCTCGAACCGCAACCATTGCTCGTGGGCGCAGTGCGGACACGGCACGAAGAAGCGGCGCTGATCCGACGCCAGATACTCGCGCTCGATGGTGCTGGCGCCGGCAATCGTCGGCGTGGAGACCAGCAGGATCTTGCGGCGGGTGAAGGTCCGGGTGCGTGCCTCGGCGAGAGCGACCGCATCGCCCTCGCCCTCCACGTCGCGCGGATAGCCGTCCACTTCGTCCAGGAACAGGTAGCGCACCGGCATCGACCGCAGGCCGACTGCGCTGTTGGCGCCCGTCAGAACCAGAACGCCGCCGCGGAACTCCTTGGCGAGGATCGTGTTGCCCGAGTCCCGCGCGCGCGAGGGCGCGATGCGCTCGCGCAGCGACGGCGACTCCTCGATCAGCGGATCGACGCGCTGCTTCGAGTTGCGCTTGGCCATCTCGACCGTGGGCGCCACCGCCATCATCGGCCCCGGCGCGCACGCGATCACGTAGCCGATCCAGTTGTTCCCGCACTCGGTCCCGCCGACCTGCGCGCCCTTCATGAACACAACGCGCTCGGTCGCCGAGGCCGGCGACAGGTCGTTCATGATGTCTCGCAGGTACGGCGTGCGCGCGGTGCGCCAGCGGCCGGGCTCAGACGACGACGTACTCGACAGCACCCGGTCGCGGTCCGCCCACTCGGACACATCCAAGAAGGGATCGGGCGTCAAGCCGTCGCGCCAGGCGCGCGCGACGTCGTCAAAGCCGTCGTACAACGATTACTCCAGGCGGGCGACAAAGTCTCCCAATTCGGACAAGTGCTGCCGTACCTCGCGCTCGAGCGCGACGTGCATGGCATGTGGATCGATGCCCAACTCGGCCGCGAGCATCGAACTGATGCGCGCCGGCCAGTTCAACCACGCGTCGCGCTCGGCGCGGGCCAAGGCGAAGACCTGGCCGACCGCCTGCTGGCGGTCGATCAGTTCGCCGCGCAGCTGCGCGATGCGCAGCTTGTGGTGCTGGGCCTTGAGGACTTCGTTGGCGGTGCGCGCCTGCGCGTAGCTGTTGCCGGCGGGCGCACCGGCCGGGGCCGACAACGTCTCCTCCTGCGCTACGGCGCGCGGCCGCGCCGGTCGCGGCGCACGCGCGGGCGCGTCCGCCGAAGTCGTGTTGGCCGCCCACTCGGCATCGGCGCGCGCCGGGTCGATGGTGCCATCCGACAGCGCGGTAATCCGACCGGTGGCGATGGCTTTACGAACGGCGGTGTCCGAGACGCCGCGATGGCGCCCGTAGGCGCGGATGCTGATTCCCACAGGCGGTCACTGGCAGGTTCGGGCCTCCGCGACCGCCGGCCATCGGCGCAGAACAGGGTGAATTGGAAGAGGGAACACCCCAGCCCCCGTTAGGGGCTGGGGTATGCGCTCTCCGGGGTCAGTTACGCGGCGCGCACATGGCCGCGAGGATCGCGTTCTCCAACTGGCGGATCGCCTTGCGCAGACTTGGAGCGTAGTTCGCATCTGCCACGTCCCACACCAGCATCAAACGGGCCTCGCGAACGGCGCGGTCCAGTTGGTGGACCGGCAGGGCTGCGAACTCCGGCTCCAGCCCGTCGAAGTACCGCTGCAGGCCGGCGAGCAGCCACCGCATCGTCATCTCGTCCTCGTTGATCTCGCTCGGCACCTCGCGCTTGCCGGACCAGCCCTTCGCCTGATCGATAGCGCGCTCGACGGGTGCCAGTTCCTCACGGCACTCCACGACCAGCCGCTCAACGAGCGAGGGCGCCAGCGCGCGGGTACGGAAGGTGACCGTGCAATCGGCAAGGGTGCTGGCGAGACGGTGACAGGCAAACAGCGTCAAACCATCCGCCTCGGGCACCGGCGCGCTGGACAGTAGTATCCGCTCCACGGTGTCGCGCAAGCTGCGCAATTCCGTCCGGGCCATCATGAGTTCGTCGTCCATCGGTTCGTCCTAGTAACGCCGCTTCGATGCGGCGCGACCATGAACGCTTCACCGCGCGCGCATCGCAAGCCACTTCAGCGCCTCGTGCGCTCGCAGACAGCAAACGGACAGGAAGGCTGCTACGCCGGAAGAGGGAACACCCCAGCGCCTCTCGGGCGCTGGGGTCTGACCTCTCCCAGTTCAGTCCGCGTCGTGCGGCATCCAGAGCGCGTCCATCAGCGCGCCAGGAGACTCCTGATCATCTCGCCAAAGCTTGCCCATCAGTTCGTTGGGATCGCCTTGCGTCCCCATCGTCATCCGCGCGCTGTCACAGAGCATCCATACTAGGTCGTAGCAGTGCTGCGCAATCTCCCGCGCCGCCTGCATCTCTTCTGGGCACAGCGGCGTCGTCGGCTTTCCATCCGCCAAGTCTTTTACTAACTGGTGGCAGTCG
Encoded here:
- a CDS encoding phage terminase large subunit family protein, with product MYDGFDDVARAWRDGLTPDPFLDVSEWADRDRVLSSTSSSEPGRWRTARTPYLRDIMNDLSPASATERVVFMKGAQVGGTECGNNWIGYVIACAPGPMMAVAPTVEMAKRNSKQRVDPLIEESPSLRERIAPSRARDSGNTILAKEFRGGVLVLTGANSAVGLRSMPVRYLFLDEVDGYPRDVEGEGDAVALAEARTRTFTRRKILLVSTPTIAGASTIEREYLASDQRRFFVPCPHCAHEQWLRFEQLRWTWGDPRSTRYICESCEQPIGEHHKTAMLAAGQWVATAPQNRGKTAGYHLSSLYSPVGWRSWADIAAAWEAAQGSATALKAFKNTELGETWEEEGEAPDWERLLERREDYRIGTVPAGGLVLAGGADVQKDRIEVSVWAFGRERETWLIEHRVLIGDTARGAVWAELAGLLREQWTHASGALLPLVRLGLDTGYATQEAYAFARDAHDPRLLPMKGVGSGAALIGIPTAVDVSVPGKRLRRGLKLFAVAGGIAKLELYNALRLSIEIGPDGQPTFPAGYVHLPKIDGEFLQQLTAEHLITRRDRHGYPQRVWEKRRDRNEALDCYVMARAAAMQAGVDRFEERHWREMERALGVPTSTAPPAPAALPMPTAAPSGGLSVSGPRARRRVISSRFMR
- a CDS encoding elements of external origin translates to MGISIRAYGRHRGVSDTAVRKAIATGRITALSDGTIDPARADAEWAANTTSADAPARAPRPARPRAVAQEETLSAPAGAPAGNSYAQARTANEVLKAQHHKLRIAQLRGELIDRQQAVGQVFALARAERDAWLNWPARISSMLAAELGIDPHAMHVALEREVRQHLSELGDFVARLE